In the genome of Cryptomeria japonica chromosome 8, Sugi_1.0, whole genome shotgun sequence, one region contains:
- the LOC131079633 gene encoding uncharacterized protein LOC131079633, with translation MANFWTSSWEGRPVLLDRQDIENIKQVTRIQWGEKVGDFLLKSKVQGVGMCEWKDVENLPLPTNQKEMLKAIMQEYTPMLSAKEDTMRWCGSKSGQYLVKIGYCILDKMEERKECPTKLMWSSPILPKVGVFTWLALKKRILTGERMRKLGFLGPFRCIMCKKVEESLDHLLLQCEEVKTVWSFLLGKLGWMAPLPNTVLDLFSS, from the coding sequence ATGGCCAATTTCTGGACCAGTTCATGGGAAGGGAGACCAGTTCTTTTAGATAGACAAGATATTGAGAATATTAAACAGGTTACTAGAATCCAGTGGGGAGAAAAGGTAGGAGATTTTCTCTTGAAAAGCAAGGTCCAGGGGGTAGGTATGTGCGAATGGAAAGACGTAGAAAATCTACCATTACCAACAAATCAAAAAGAGATGTTAAAGGCGATCATGCAGGAGTACACCCCTATGTTGTCTGCAAAGGAAGACACTATGAGATGGTGTGGTTCAAAATCAGGGCAGTACTTGGTGAAGATTGGTTACTGCATTCTTGATAAAATGGAAGAAAGAAAGGAATGTCCAACAAAACTTATGTGGAGCTCCCCAATTCTACCAAAAGTAGGAGTCTTCACATGGCTGGCTCTGAAAAAGCGCATCCTGACAGGGGAAAGAATGCGCAAACTGGGCTTCTTGGGCCCGTTCAGATGCATAATGTGCAAGAAGGTAGAGGAATCCCTGGATCACTTGCTTCTACAATGTGAGGAAGTGAAAACGGTCTGGAGCTTCCTTTTAGGGAAGCTAGGATGGATGGCTCCTCTACCTAATACAGTCCTTGACCTTTTCTCTAGCTAG